A stretch of DNA from Microbacterium sp. LWS13-1.2:
GCCGCGCGCGAGGCGGGGGCGCTCGTCGACGGCGTCCACCTCGGCCAGGCCGACGTGCCGCCCGAGACGGCGCGACGCCTGCTCGGCGCGCACGCCGTCATCGGATGGACGGCGAACTCGCCGGAGCACCGGGTCGCGGCATCCGCTCTGCGTTCCGGCACGGTCGACTACCTCGGAGTCGGGGTGATCCGGCCGACCTCGACCAAGCCCGACCACCCGCCGGCGCTCGGCATCGACGGCTTCGCGGCGTTCGCGACGAGCACGACCGTGCCCTGCGTCGCGATCGGCGGAGTGCGCCTGAGCGACGTCGCACCGCTGCGGGAAGCCGGCGCAGCGGGTATCGCGGTGATCTCGGCCATCTGCGGCGCCGACGATCCCGCAGCGGCGTCGCGCGCTTTCCGCAGCGCCGCCGACGTGCTCGCGCTCGAGGCCGAGGGGGTCGCTCGGTGAGCGACGTGTCCGTCGCGCAGACCGTGACGGCGCCGCATCGCCCGCAGGCGATCCCGCGCGTGCTGAGCATCGCCGGCACCGACCCGACGGGCGGCGCGGGCATCCAGGCCGATCTCAAGTCCATCGGCGCACTCGGCGGCTACGGCATGGCGGTGGTGACCGCCCTCGTCGCGCAGAACACGCACGGCGTGCGCGAGGTGCACGTGCCGCCGACGGCGTTCCTCGCCGCGCAGCTCGACGCCGTATCGGATGACGTCCAGATCGATGCGGTGAAGATCGGGATGCTGCAGTCGGCCGAGATCATCGAGACCGTGCGGGAGTGGCTCGCCCGCGTGCGCCCGCCGGTCGTCGTGCTCGACCCGGTCATGGTGGCGACCAGCGGCGATCGGCTGCTCGACCCCGCCGCCGAGGACGCGCTGCGCACGCTCGCGACCGCGGTGGACCTCATCACCCCGAACCTCGCGGAGCTGGCCGTGCTCGTCCGGCGCCCACGAGCGACGGCATGGGAGCAGGCTCTCGACGACGCGTGGGCTCTCGCGAGCGCGACGGGAACGGCCGTGCTGCTCAAGGGCGGGCATCTCGACGGCGCGGACTGCCCCGATGCGGTCGTCGCGGCCGACGGCGCGGTCCACGAGGTCGGCGGCACCCGCGTCGCAACCCGGAACACCCACGGCACCGGCTGCTCGCTCTCGTCGGCGATGGCGACCCTGCGCGCGGGCGGTGCGGCCTGGCCCGACGCATTGGTGCGCGCGAAGACGTGGCTCACCGGCGCACTCGCACACGCCGATGCCCTGGGTGTGGGTGGAGGCAACGGCCCGATCGACCACTTCCACGAACAGCGGGTCGCGGCTGAGCCCACGCGGCCGGAGGCTCCGCGCGACGCGCCGGCGGTGCGTGGCGGGGCCGTGGGGAGCGCCCCCGCCGCCTCTTGGGCGGCGCAGGTGTGGGATGCCGCGGCCGCCGTGCGCGCCGACGTCGACGCCCTCGCCTTCGTCCGAGGGCTGGCCGACGGCAGCCTGCCGCGCGCGACGTTCCTGCGCTACCTCGCCCAGGACGCGCTCTACCTCGGCGAGTACTCCCGCGTGCTGGCGAAGGCGAGCGCGCTCGCGCCGACCTCCGCGGAGCAGGCGTTCTGGGCACGCGCGGCCGAGTCCTCGATCGTCGAGGAGAGGCGGCTGCA
This window harbors:
- the thiE gene encoding thiamine phosphate synthase; the protein is MTDDRVPFDRLVDVVDAAVGAGVDVVQLRAKSISARELLRQAVAMSDVIDRRCLLLLNDRVDVAVAAREAGALVDGVHLGQADVPPETARRLLGAHAVIGWTANSPEHRVAASALRSGTVDYLGVGVIRPTSTKPDHPPALGIDGFAAFATSTTVPCVAIGGVRLSDVAPLREAGAAGIAVISAICGADDPAAASRAFRSAADVLALEAEGVAR
- a CDS encoding bifunctional hydroxymethylpyrimidine kinase/phosphomethylpyrimidine kinase: MSDVSVAQTVTAPHRPQAIPRVLSIAGTDPTGGAGIQADLKSIGALGGYGMAVVTALVAQNTHGVREVHVPPTAFLAAQLDAVSDDVQIDAVKIGMLQSAEIIETVREWLARVRPPVVVLDPVMVATSGDRLLDPAAEDALRTLATAVDLITPNLAELAVLVRRPRATAWEQALDDAWALASATGTAVLLKGGHLDGADCPDAVVAADGAVHEVGGTRVATRNTHGTGCSLSSAMATLRAGGAAWPDALVRAKTWLTGALAHADALGVGGGNGPIDHFHEQRVAAEPTRPEAPRDAPAVRGGAVGSAPAASWAAQVWDAAAAVRADVDALAFVRGLADGSLPRATFLRYLAQDALYLGEYSRVLAKASALAPTSAEQAFWARAAESSIVEERRLHESHLGSPPDAPAPQTLAYTNHLHASARSYGELVAALLPCFWLYTDLGVRLAAWRHDAHPYDDWLAMYGDPAFTAATARAADIADAAAREAGPHERARMSAAFARSMEHELEFFARA